DNA from Rhinatrema bivittatum chromosome 16, aRhiBiv1.1, whole genome shotgun sequence:
GATGtatgtttattatattgtacaCCATTTTGAAGTTTTGGTGAAAATTggaataacaaaataaatattgctATTATCATTACCAGCTCAGTTCAGTTCTCTTCCTGACACTTGTTTTCCCCAATAAACAGTCTTTAGAATTTCTGTCTGGTTTCAGTAAGATGATGTAAACTTTGGGAAAAAATATACAGCCGAGCAGTCCAGTGCTGGAAGCCAGGATAGCAAAGACTTCCACGGCCACCATGTACTTCCCTCTTGTGCTCAGGTACGCTGGGATAAAGGAGATCCAGACACTTACAAACACCAGCAAACTGAATGTGATGTATTTGGCCTCATTGAAACTATCAGGTAAATTTCTGGCCAGGAAGGCTACAAGGAAGCTGACACAGGCCAAGAAGCCCAGGTACCCCAGCATGGCATAAAACAGCTCAATTGACCCTTCAGAACATTGTATTATGATTTTCTGTGCTGACTCCAGGTTAACACTTGAGTAAGGTGGAGCAGTCCCCAACCAAAATAGACATAAAATAAGCTGAATTGCTGAGCACAGAAAGACAAGGCAAGTTGGAATCCTGCTTCCAATCCATTTCTTTGATGCACTGTTGGGTTTTGTGGCATTAAATGCAATCACCACAATGATGGTTTTCGCCAAAATACATGAGACACTCAGAGAAAAAATGACCCCGAAAGCAATTTGCCGGAGCATACAAGTTGCACTTGTGGGCCGTCCAATGAATAGTAAGGAGCACAGGAAGCAGAACATGAGGGATATTAAGAGAAGATAACTGAGCTCTCTGTTGTTGGCTTTGACTATCGGCGTATCCTTGTATTTAATAAAAATGCACAATATTGAAATAGTGACTAAAGAGCAGAAAATGGAGATGGTGGAGAGTACAGAACCAAGAGTATCATCATAAGATAGAAATTCAATAACTCTTGGAATGCAGGAATCGTGCTTCTTATTTGACCATTGATCATCTGGGCACTTCTGACAGTCAACAGCATCTGCTTAAAACAAAAGGTTTTATATTTGTGGAGAACATGTTGCTTTTTAAGGGGGAGCTATAAGCTTCTTCCTTTTTCTTGGGCCTTCTAGCTCAAATGGATCTGACACTCAGATCCAGTACTATGATCCTTCCTTTACAATTATCCGGTGATTTTTCCCCAAAAAGATATCCTATTCCAACTCACCCAGTTCAGTCGTTTCAGAGACAATCATTCATTGAGGCCCATAGTTTAGGACTCCTTCCAAAACTGATCTGAAACCAGaacctatgggccagattttaagatttaagtgtgggtgtagatttgtgcgcgcaacctggtgcgcacaaatctacgcccgattttataacatgagcatgcagctgtgtgcatgttataaaatccggggtcggcgcacaagggggtgtacacttgtgcaccttgcacgtgctgagccctagggaagccctgatgtctttccccgttccctctgaggctgctccaaaatcggagcggcctgggagggaactttccttccgctccccaccttcccctcccttcccctcccttcccctccctaactcgccccccagccTTACCAACCCCCCTCTCACCTTTGTTAAAGAAGTTGTGCCTgtctccgggcaggcgtaggttgtgtgcaccggccaagtgccggcacgtgatcccccggcctagaggccctacggaggcctcagGCCATGCCCCTTCCCCGTCCAagaccacccatgccccaccccttttttcaagccccgggcctatgcaaaataggttcgacatgtgcagggattttaaaatctgaccctctATGTCAACATTGCAGGTGACATGTAGGCTCCCTCCCCactggggctgtgaatgctgccttcacAACATTCCCATACCTGGAAAGCCTGTGTAATGAAAAAATTGACCAAGGTATCAAACCTATGTCCCTCATATGGCAGCAGTCTGCAGTACCACTCATTAAGTGGCCCAGTCTGAAACCATGCTACCTTTAACTTACAAAATATTATATCTTATAAATTATTTAGAATTCCTATATTATATCTACCTTCAACGCCACATACACATatacgctagggatgtgaatcgttttccatatcgtcttaacgatagaaatcgtgtggcagggcaagaaaatcgtcttaggcacgattttttagttaaaaaatcgttaaaaatcgttttttccgattagtacgcactaactcgagttagtgcgcactaacgggagttagtgcgcactaactgggagttagtgcgcactaactgaaaatgatacaatttgacacttttcgggtcagttaaggtcagtttaggaatgaatatgtatacctattggctgccctcttatttattcatgttaccaagtttcctactgacagtatatgggggatgggaaatggaaacagttggtagcttgacaaaacaagtaatgtgatcagtcaatgtgactagaacttgtgccctaaccctgataccaggggtattgtgatcttcctgcacacagtgccctatccctattaataccaggagtgttgtgatcttcctgcacacagtgccctatccctaataccaggggtgttgtgatcttcctgcacacagtgccctattcctgataccgggggtgttgtgatcttcttgcacacatcccagtatcagggatagggcactgcatgcaggaagatcacaacactcctggtattaatagggatagggcactgcatgcaggaagatcacaacactcctggtattaatagggatagggcaggggcactgcatgcaggaagatcacaacacccctggtatcagggatagggcactgtgtgcaggaagatcacaataccccggaggagtgagggtcaggcagctcccccctgtctgtgaagccagcctctcactagtaatgcagggagggagctgtctcagacttcaccatcctcccccccccccctcacccacacaccattcactagctgggacatgggggaagtcaggagtgagggtcaggcagctcccccctgtctgtgaagccagcctctcactagtaatgcagggagggagctgtctcagactggtatcagggttagggcactgtgtgcaggaagatcacaacactcctggtattaatagggatagggcactgtaagagatgactgtagtagagtgaataaagatctgatgtttctgctctcctcacaccaaacaaaaacaacacacaagcagagaagcccttcttacaaagctgagctagtgagttaagtaggaggaaaagtaaacatacttgtgccagtgtggctacttaaaaaatacacttaccaacaatcaattacatatatttgaactgtgtacagttccagccaggaccacctttctaaaatgcacagtgattggcaaattcaacatgcactagcatttcaggtgcctgctaacaaaaataataaacaaacaagttctagtcacgtgagtgctgatcattacattactttttttgtcaagcttccaactgtttccatttcacatccccccaaccattacctcagtattagccttggtaacatcaatagataagagcacagccagccaataggaatacatacatacatattcattcctaagtgacctttactgacctgggaagtgtgaacactttgtttcattttctgttggtgttcgttagtttccagttccatttcccatccccccaaccatcacctcagtggtaaccttggtaacatcaatagataagagggcagccagccaataggaacacatattcattcctaactgaccttcagtgacctggaaagtgtttatttgtatcattttcagttagtgcgcactaaatcgagttagtgcgcactaacggggagttagtgcgcactaactcgagttagtgcgcactaacacgatttaacgatttttaacgataaatcgttagaatttctattgtatcgtgttctataacgatttaagacgatataaacattatcggacgataattttaatcgttgaaaaacgattcacatccctaatatacgcacatggcaaaaaaaaatgccataatgAATTATATCCACAAAGGCTTTTCATTTGGCTACAGTATCTGGCAGCAAAACGACAAAAAGTTGTTGACAGTTGTTATCAACAAATCCAGATGTCATACTACCTTTGAATTAACctccaaataaagaaaaaaagcttGTTAAGATAATTACTGgagcttcttttctttttcatcgCTGACAAATCAACTACATTTACTgaatatttttatctttgttctGTTTTAAGCTTGCATTCTCTTTGAGTGACTCCTTGATTTACTATACCATTTCCTTTTTGATGTGAAAATTGCGTGCACTGTGCAACATTGTGCATTATTTTGGCCACCGAAGGGATGGACCTTTTCAGCTCAGCATGTTCACGCAGGCAACTACTGAGCAAATGCCATTGAAAAATGTGTCCCTGTTATAAAAGTTAAGACAACACTGTAGAGCagagtttcccaaacctgtcctgggggctcCTATTCCGtcgggttttcaaaatatccacaatgaacataaaTGGGATAACATTTTCATGCTGtgaaggcaatgcatgcaaattttccctcatgcatatttattgtggatatcttgaaaaccctaCCTGCTGGGGGGCTCCTCCAGGAGAATTTTGGGACCCACTGCTGTAGAGTAATCAGTTTTTCTGGTTGtcaacagacacaaaaaaaaaaaatggcagctaGAAAGTGATAATCAACACAcatccacacatgcacacactctcctATATGCCCATTTCAGTCAttgcttttctttgaaaattaaaaatgttttttttcaaaaagaaattgaacaaAGCAGCATGAATCTCCACCTGATTATTGTTAGGGTTCGCAGTTAAAGATTAataggtagatttttaaaaaatccgtGCACGCTTCCATGAGCGCACTACCCGGGACACGCACATGggtgcgcgattttataacatgtacgcgccagtgtgtgcatgttataaaatccaggccggTGCACACGGGGGGGGTAGATTTCCCTAGTTTACGCAAGGTGATGAGATCAAGCCtctgccagttccctcccagtccactccaattaaggagcggagtgggagggaactttcctcctcccctacctaccctccctccctcttcccctctcctccctgacccctttgAAGACCCTACCTTCTGTAAATTTTTTCATTTCAGAACTTACGCCAAATGGCAGCTGTACTGTTGGCCTTCAGctctgccccgcccctggaccgccccttcaTAGAGGCttggctcttgtgcgcataatgggggttacacgcgtggccgggcctcttctaaaatgcccgcagcgtgcgcaaggcccggccacacacataacccccatcttTTTTGTGCACAGCGTGGGGTTTAAAATCAAGCCTTAAGTTTCCGATTTTTTCAC
Protein-coding regions in this window:
- the LOC115077337 gene encoding extracellular calcium-sensing receptor-like; this translates as MRIVETVRQSTAKVIIAYSHVVTVAPILKAVAEENIKGKIWIGTNVFIITPDLFSEDVWLSLNGTLAMAFHVNDIPGFEDFVYSIHPSSSTDDIFIKTFWEKAFTCKWPDYGHSQTHMANSSGDLSFCTGTERVDQMDPVLFDFKNLRFTYNAYLAVYAFAHALHSLLSCKAADGPLSTGSCATIDKIHPHEELQHLKHVHFVTESGEEVFFDENGDPPAIYDILNWQIFPNRTYQCVTVGNVNFSAPQSKKVTINQSSIAWNSFFSKVPDSVCSASCPPGFRKAAREGEPVCCFDCVPCADGEITNQTDAVDCQKCPDDQWSNKKHDSCIPRVIEFLSYDDTLGSVLSTISIFCSLVTISILCIFIKYKDTPIVKANNRELSYLLLISLMFCFLCSLLFIGRPTSATCMLRQIAFGVIFSLSVSCILAKTIIVVIAFNATKPNSASKKWIGSRIPTCLVFLCSAIQLILCLFWLGTAPPYSSVNLESAQKIIIQCSEGSIELFYAMLGYLGFLACVSFLVAFLARNLPDSFNEAKYITFSLLVFVSVWISFIPAYLSTRGKYMVAVEVFAILASSTGLLGCIFFPKVYIILLKPDRNSKDCLLGKTSVRKRTELSW